Proteins encoded by one window of Rhodohalobacter sp. SW132:
- a CDS encoding bifunctional 2-polyprenyl-6-hydroxyphenol methylase/3-demethylubiquinol 3-O-methyltransferase UbiG, translating to MSWYKDWFDSPLYELLYAYRNEEEANKLADLIEQRIPREEYPKILDVGCGRGRHSISLAERGYHVTGFDLSPQAIKKAQAIARKRNLRNVSFVVNDMRNPLPDTFDAALNLFTTFGYFMVENQNIEVLKNVRTMLKKNGLFLIDFMNAKKVERELVPSESGEHNGIQYSITRYIEDGFVYKIIRFDGGHNHSPKEYTERVQLFDKNWFAENLTSSGFEPLNVWGDYNGGSFDVQHSPRLIILSKAV from the coding sequence ATGAGCTGGTATAAAGATTGGTTTGACAGTCCGCTGTATGAATTATTGTACGCCTATAGAAACGAAGAAGAAGCAAACAAACTTGCCGATTTAATCGAACAGAGAATTCCACGGGAAGAGTATCCTAAAATCCTGGATGTGGGGTGTGGAAGAGGCCGCCACTCCATCTCACTTGCCGAGCGGGGATACCACGTTACCGGCTTCGATCTTTCACCCCAGGCGATAAAAAAAGCACAGGCAATCGCCCGGAAGCGTAATCTTAGAAATGTATCTTTTGTCGTCAATGATATGCGAAATCCGCTCCCGGACACTTTTGATGCGGCTCTAAACCTGTTCACCACGTTTGGGTACTTCATGGTTGAAAATCAGAATATTGAGGTGCTCAAAAACGTGCGAACCATGCTCAAAAAAAACGGCCTTTTTCTGATCGATTTTATGAACGCCAAAAAAGTGGAGCGAGAACTGGTTCCATCCGAATCAGGAGAACATAACGGTATTCAGTACAGCATCACCCGGTATATTGAAGATGGGTTTGTCTATAAAATAATTCGATTTGACGGAGGCCATAACCATTCTCCAAAAGAGTATACCGAACGTGTTCAGCTGTTCGATAAAAACTGGTTCGCTGAAAACCTGACCTCATCCGGGTTTGAACCGCTCAACGTCTGGGGAGATTACAACGGAGGCTCGTTTGATGTGCAGCATTCGCCACGCCTCATTATTCTATCAAAAGCAGTCTGA
- the pyrF gene encoding orotidine-5'-phosphate decarboxylase: MKNTMMTFTQKLQRSVRSSNSVLSVGLDPDPIKIPQPLKAQFPDKEELVFEFCRRIIEATKTEAAAYKPNLAFFEALGPGGWRVLDALMDLIPAAKVTIADAKRGDIGTTAEKYKEAFFDELHADSVTLNPLMGFDTLEPYFYDESKAVFVLTITSNKGSADLLRLPVMGRASVGEYIAEHLAAAQNKSATHLGMVVGATQPDSARQVLKVNPNAHLLMPGIGAQGGDLNLIEELLKDHRGIPIINSSRSIIYAGGDMENWEELVQKKAAETRVSLMEITKKYLTHQE, translated from the coding sequence ATGAAAAATACAATGATGACATTTACGCAAAAGCTACAAAGGAGTGTGAGATCTTCCAATTCTGTTTTAAGTGTTGGGCTTGATCCCGATCCAATAAAGATTCCGCAGCCTCTAAAAGCACAATTTCCAGATAAAGAAGAGCTCGTTTTTGAATTTTGCAGACGTATTATTGAGGCTACAAAAACGGAAGCCGCGGCTTATAAGCCAAACCTTGCATTTTTTGAAGCACTCGGGCCCGGCGGCTGGCGCGTTCTGGATGCGCTGATGGATCTGATCCCTGCCGCAAAAGTAACAATAGCAGATGCTAAGCGCGGTGACATCGGTACAACAGCTGAAAAGTATAAAGAAGCTTTTTTTGATGAACTGCATGCCGATTCGGTAACACTGAATCCGCTGATGGGCTTCGATACACTTGAACCCTACTTTTATGATGAGAGCAAAGCGGTATTTGTACTCACCATCACATCAAATAAAGGTTCAGCTGATCTGCTGCGTCTTCCTGTGATGGGGCGGGCATCCGTTGGAGAATATATTGCTGAGCATCTTGCTGCAGCACAGAATAAATCAGCCACACATTTGGGGATGGTTGTTGGTGCTACACAACCCGATTCTGCCCGCCAGGTTCTTAAGGTGAACCCGAATGCACACCTGCTGATGCCTGGCATTGGTGCGCAGGGTGGAGACCTAAATCTCATTGAAGAGCTTCTGAAAGATCACCGTGGAATTCCTATTATCAACTCATCGCGGTCGATTATTTATGCAGGCGGGGACATGGAAAACTGGGAAGAGCTGGTGCAGAAAAAAGCTGCGGAAACACGCGTATCACTCATGGAAATCACAAAAAAATATCTGACACACCAGGAATGA
- the rnhA gene encoding ribonuclease HI, translated as MKTIILYTDGACSGNPGPGGWGALLIWNGKEKELSGGETHTTNNRMEMKAVIEGLKALKEPCKVKIHSDSALIINAFKQNWVKNWLKRGWKKSNKKPVENRDLWEEMLKVMEPHSVEWIKVKGHSTNELNNRVDRIAVTASKKYK; from the coding sequence ATGAAAACGATTATACTGTATACCGATGGAGCCTGCAGCGGAAATCCCGGCCCCGGCGGCTGGGGCGCACTCCTGATCTGGAATGGTAAGGAAAAAGAGTTATCGGGCGGTGAAACGCATACGACAAATAACCGGATGGAAATGAAGGCCGTTATTGAAGGCCTTAAGGCGCTGAAAGAGCCGTGCAAGGTGAAAATACACAGCGATAGTGCTCTCATTATAAATGCATTTAAACAAAACTGGGTGAAGAACTGGCTGAAAAGGGGCTGGAAAAAATCAAATAAAAAGCCGGTGGAGAATCGGGATCTTTGGGAGGAGATGCTGAAGGTGATGGAGCCTCATTCCGTTGAATGGATCAAAGTGAAGGGCCACTCCACGAACGAACTCAATAACCGGGTGGACCGAATTGCCGTGACTGCATCAAAGAAATATAAATAG
- a CDS encoding Gfo/Idh/MocA family protein — protein MRNLKIGFIGSGFIARFIAKAMIQVRHCEISAIYERSDSKQLAGFAAANGLGDPIVSNSIKEIVDASDAVAILTTNFARVTTMEQIAGAVESGSELKGVICEKPLGRNVEESQRMVDLAKSAGLKTAYFENMLFMSAINSGLEQLRPQMESMGGLMIARSTEEHAGPHSSWFWDPTQQGGGAMSDMGCHSVAVCRHMLTPPGKDPSFLKPVSMQCDMSLLKWGQPKYRKKLLDTYGVDYSKTPAEDFATGIVAFQNPETGQIVKGQFTDSWMFDKQGLRLSMDGLGPGYALEVNTLISPSEIFIGDEAAEAVADSEAALEKSTSTRGLLAIQPNEADLYGYVAELRDAVDAFLKGQNGTLTWEYGLEISRIVQAAYLSAEEKRTIDLTDPSVIDKLESYTSKIARGEGADVLF, from the coding sequence ATGAGAAATCTAAAAATTGGTTTTATCGGGTCCGGATTTATTGCGCGATTCATTGCAAAAGCGATGATACAGGTGCGCCACTGCGAGATTTCCGCTATTTATGAACGTTCTGACTCCAAACAGCTCGCAGGGTTTGCAGCTGCTAATGGCCTGGGAGATCCGATTGTCTCAAATTCTATTAAAGAGATTGTGGACGCCAGTGATGCCGTTGCGATTTTGACGACAAATTTTGCACGTGTAACTACCATGGAGCAGATCGCCGGGGCGGTAGAATCCGGATCGGAGTTGAAAGGCGTGATTTGTGAAAAGCCGCTGGGCCGGAATGTGGAGGAATCACAGAGAATGGTGGACCTGGCCAAATCAGCCGGTCTAAAAACAGCATATTTTGAAAACATGCTGTTTATGAGCGCCATTAATAGCGGGCTGGAACAGCTTCGCCCGCAGATGGAGTCGATGGGTGGACTGATGATAGCCCGCAGTACTGAAGAGCATGCGGGTCCACACAGTTCCTGGTTCTGGGACCCGACACAGCAGGGCGGGGGAGCCATGTCGGATATGGGCTGTCACAGTGTAGCCGTATGCCGTCACATGCTTACACCGCCCGGTAAAGATCCGTCATTTCTAAAACCGGTGTCGATGCAGTGCGATATGAGCCTGCTGAAATGGGGTCAGCCTAAATACAGGAAGAAGCTTCTGGACACGTATGGTGTGGACTATTCAAAAACACCGGCCGAAGATTTTGCCACGGGAATTGTAGCGTTTCAAAATCCGGAAACCGGACAGATTGTAAAGGGCCAGTTCACAGATTCCTGGATGTTCGATAAGCAGGGCCTACGTCTTTCCATGGATGGACTCGGGCCGGGATATGCCTTGGAGGTGAACACGCTGATATCGCCTTCTGAAATATTCATAGGCGATGAGGCGGCTGAGGCTGTGGCCGATTCGGAAGCTGCGCTTGAGAAATCAACTTCAACCAGAGGCCTGCTGGCCATCCAGCCCAACGAAGCCGATCTGTATGGCTACGTCGCTGAGTTGAGGGATGCCGTGGATGCATTTTTGAAGGGTCAAAACGGCACGCTTACCTGGGAGTATGGCCTCGAAATATCCAGGATTGTCCAGGCCGCATATCTTTCTGCGGAAGAGAAACGAACTATCGATCTGACCGATCCAAGCGTCATCGATAAACTTGAAAGCTACACGTCAAAAATTGCCCGTGGCGAAGGGGCTGACGTTCTGTTTTGA